One Acinetobacter colistiniresistens DNA segment encodes these proteins:
- a CDS encoding DUF4124 domain-containing protein — protein MKSVTFGQLWAVLGLVFISSTLHVNAQEYYKWVDAKGVTTYSATPQPVQRQEPQLDPVKKNASTSATQQASAQSLTTSKEPKITTVTATVATTSTKPVNANTAATSNVVTTSEVLIPVKNCNGVRCWDMKGKSYNLVAGTTYLSANGGKCQKLGNNMHCSK, from the coding sequence ATGAAATCTGTCACTTTTGGTCAGCTTTGGGCAGTGCTTGGCTTAGTGTTCATCAGTTCAACACTCCACGTCAATGCCCAAGAATACTATAAGTGGGTGGATGCCAAAGGTGTTACTACCTATTCAGCAACACCACAACCAGTACAACGACAAGAACCTCAGCTTGATCCTGTTAAAAAGAATGCCAGTACTTCGGCCACCCAACAGGCGAGTGCACAATCGCTGACTACTTCTAAAGAGCCAAAAATCACAACGGTGACTGCAACTGTCGCAACAACATCGACTAAGCCTGTCAATGCGAACACGGCAGCTACAAGCAATGTTGTCACGACAAGTGAAGTGCTTATCCCTGTCAAAAACTGCAACGGGGTTAGATGTTGGGATATGAAAGGCAAGTCCTATAATCTAGTCGCTGGAACAACGTATCTCTCTGCTAATGGTGGAAAATGTCAAAAGTTAGGCAATAACATGCACTGTAGTAAATGA